A stretch of DNA from Hydra vulgaris chromosome 03, alternate assembly HydraT2T_AEP:
GAAAACATTGGAAATATTATTACAAAGGATtcttaaatacaaatacataaatacatagggatattgttatttatagcatattaaaaaataataatgatttcaaataaacaattgaaacaacatttcacaaaataattataCCTTTAGGATCTTTAGAAATTCGCCTTGCAACCCTGCCTCTTCTCTTTTATTCAAATCCCAAAGTTTTTTTACATCtaaattaataactatttataaataaaaaattagcatataacctattataaaaaaaaaaatttaaaaacattattactttgttaacaaaaattgttttacttagAAATATAATACTTACAATTGTTTTGAATTATCACGTTTAAAAGCACCTAAATAAGTTGGCCTAATGCATCCTTAATTGCTAAATGCACCCATTCATACCAAGGATTCCTACATAACTACATAGGGACATTGTtatataaagcattttaaaaaatagtaatgacttcaaataacaattaaaacaacatTTCACAAAATACTTATACCTTTAGGATCTTTAGAATTTCGCCTCGCAGTCCTGTCTCTTCCCTTTTATATTTCAATTCCTAAActtaggtatttttattaataactatttataaataaaaaaattaacatattaacctattataaaaaataatttaaaaatattgctactttagtaatataaaatattattacttaagTATGAATATTTCCATTGTTTTctgttataaaaatcaattttaaaacttattacttaagtaataacattttgaaattgttttttataataggtaatgctaattttttatttataaatagtgaCATATGTAAGCAACTGAAATCAGTTtgtcaaaaatttgtttgtaagTTGAAAGTTAAACTTAAGTTAAATTTCGATGTATAAACGTTACCATGTAAGATACGAAAAAAGGATTAGGCaattaaaatatacacatataaatcaaaattaaatatatttttaaaataaattaatttgaatcTGTTGAATCATCAAATAAATTAGATTGGCTAAACATCCGATGTTTTCTGGGCATTGGTCTTCGTAATTCATGTGCAGTATCtaaaaaatagcataaaattaaattttgacatatgAATCATAGCGTAGTTAGGTTACTGATGAACAACTTTTATTAAAGGTGACATTGTTATTGATGGTGCAATTAATGAAGCGTATGCACTTCCAGCCGTTATAGATTTCCAGCCGGAAGAGTATaccttattatatttttactaattaaataaaaagttactttggcATTTTGGATCAGGATGTGCACTGTCACAATCATTTGTATCCATAGCATTATTAAATTGCTTGTATTCAACAGCCcctataaaaatctatatatatattatatatataaatatatatataaatatatatatatatatatatatatatattttatatatatatatatatatatatatatatatatatatatatatatatatatatatatatatatatacaaatagagagagagagagagagagagagagagagagagagagagagagagagagagagagagagagagagatgtatcacaaaaaaaaaaaaaagttactttggcatttttactatttgctcGTGCTTTTTTTGGACCAACTGAAGCTGATGCGGACACTTTGCCTTTCAAAggtttacaaaaatttgaaatgttagGAGGTGAAATTTGTGATTGGTTTTTATCAACATGTTGTTTAGAAGAAACTGGGGTAGATATATGCATTAGAACTAATGGTGGAGAACAAAGAGGCGATATTGGCTCACTACTTTTAACATTCAGCGGTTTAAGAAACAGTGCTGTAAAAGCATCAGAATCAGTTCCACTGGTTAAGTTTTCCAACGGCTGCAAAGGTGTGCGATTATTAGGACGAactctaaataaattattaacagaatttattattaaatttttttaaaaataaatttaaaaaatcagattttataAATACCTGAACTTTATGTACTTCATTAATCTCTGTGCaccaaactttttaattttaactgcaTGTCTGCATTATCAATATACTTAGATTTATTTTGACAACaattcttcatattaatagtattaataaaatcaagattattattaacactatttaattttaatcattaaaatttaagagTGTTATAAATAATCTTGATTTATATACCATCAAATTAATGGTATATAAACTTTGATTTAAAcatctatttataaataaagaaaaaaaaattattacttataaatactaactgatattatcaaataaaattattttacaaagtaaaagTATCAACTTTtctatgcattaaaaaatttctttatttcagAATTTTGCCATTCAGAACTTCGCCATTCATTGAggtactagcagtaagcaacccgtaatacaggataataataattaaatcatttataacaataaaaacacattaataacttgatatgaaaaattaaagacaaatttatctataaataacaTCTTAAGTTTGACTCCTGATCAGCAATGTCATTGCTTATagttaacaacataaaaactgCATTAACATCagttaagttctttttaaaatatgtcaCAACACAGCAGGTACCAGTAAAGGAATGTCAAGTAAAGCCTGCAAATACCTTAacaaagaaatgcaaaaaaaattacaacttttaatacaaaagtattatttgcattttattgttaGTAGAATTAGGATAATATtacagaaaatataaataattaaaaaaatagctatAACAGCCTAgttctatcaacacaaaacacaGTAACAATAGCGCATAGCATAAGATATTTGTAAGCACACATTACTGTGTctccagaataattaaaaaagaaaatattatgtaaagGATAGACAATACAACGTAAAAATAACACCACAActtaataagatattttattaactaaaatactTGAACTAAAAGGATTTCATTTGctacaatatttgaacaatcAAGGGATAGTAACTGGTTTATTATGTTAccagaaaacaaaattatatttaccttGATTAAAAGATCCCAGCATTTGATTAAAacttccagcatttcttaattaagttccGGCTTTTCTCTGACTGTtgactaatgattaataaagtaaacttaacatcatattaaatttacaaaattaaaaccatgtttcaacagtaagtaAACTAATCAAGTAATGACAAAGacaacttccaactctaattagtggttgcttgcagccttgttggaagcgaagatgtttaaaaaaaaaactataaaaaaaaaagaagaattatgtttgaaattataaagaaaaattaaaaccatttattttattaactgtttgtttataaattgttgttataaactgttattaatctaaatattattataaatatatatactataaatcactcaatatattactaaaaatatataaataatattactataaatagaaaaattcaTACATTGCTGTGTTCTCAAATGTCTAAAGTAAAATGGAATTAACAGACATTAACATtacttgacactgaattcttgCAAGTAAGTTATCTGCTTGCTGAGCAGCATTTCTTGCATTTCAACAACGATTCATTTTATCTAGATCTATCTCTTTTATTTgacaataactatttttatgcctattaccatttacactaataacgtCGAGTCTAATATTATCCATTTCAATTTCACTACtatcattaaacatattacCAATAACATTACTattgttacaactgaataataaataaaaaataaaacaattataaaaactgcaatcttttctaatcaaagactatatttcaacttaaaatttattataaaccgTAGGATCTAAATTAGCTAACATtctcaataaaacttttaaatgactttttggGTAAATAACCTCCCTGAAAGCAGGTGAACCATCTCCAACAAGTACAACAGCAACTTCACTAACTATAGTTTGCAACTGAAACATTCAATTATGTAAGCAAAGTTGATTGCGATGTTATTACTTTCTAAAATTGCTGCAAGTGGGTCAGAGATATACAGTTGATAATGTTGGCGGAATATCTTGATCTGGTCTAAGATTACCTACACAATAAAAAACTTGACacacattttaaaacatggCGGTCTATGATTTATAAGTTAAACCACATTATcagtaaataaagcaaaataaagacaGGCATAATAaattctaatatattttaaaaaattgatattggaATTATATATAACTTCCTGTAAATCTTGCAGAAATAGTGAAAATGGAAGCAAAACTACCCTTCTATTATGGCatcataaaaaatgtgtttcatcaagAAAATGTTAAGCACAGCAATGCTGACAGATCTGACTCATTTCTCcttaataattataatctaGAATAGTATCACTTCTTGCTATACTGATTGTCTAGGAGCTGATTGTCTAGGAGCATTTCGTTCGTTCTAGGATTGTCTAGGAGCATTTCGTTTCGTTCTGATTTAGCGATTCCACggcttaacaaaaaacatttgacgtttgacaaaaaacacgtaattttcataaactttgcTCTGTTATATCTTTTTGTATGGTTAAGCTAGCGCCTTGAGGTTTTTTGCATCAGTTAGTGTTACTCAATTTCTTTGCAACCGTATATAGAAAGTATTAAGCTTTGTATGGCTTCATTTATATATTACCCATATCTTGAGAccacttttcataaaaaaacttgccgcgggaacgtttttttaaaacgaagcTTTTGAAGGTAAGGATTCCTAAGATCTTAAACACATctaatttttatgaaactttccatatttattaagaaaaggacGGGGAATCTAATGGAATCTGgacgttttttaacatttatacaaaaaattttagttctcagcgtttaaaaacttcaaggttgatttatataaaaaaaaaagtgtttttgaaaAACGTCCAGGTGGAAATTGCAAGTTTAGCCTTTCCTCTACTTAAAACAAGTATTTACTTAAGTTTACCTAAAGAATTGGTACTTAGGATTtgcatatataaattatgtgtatatatatatgcttttgttCGCGTATTTAATGACGTTATCTGTTTTGATTTTTGCGTTTGTTTTGGTTAgattatgaaaattaaattgaaagtgaaagtataattcttaaaattttaatcaaatgaaaatacATCTTTTCCTTTTTCCCAGGTAAAAGGTCTGCATTCTTCAAGAAAGttaaaatcttgatttttactattttaactaCAGGTTGCtcttatttaaactgtttttttcaaaacaaaaacctgAAAATAGTATTCAACAAAAGCTTATGAAAATGGAGTTGTGTAAGAAattctttatatctttttatatttatttgcctCTATTTGTTTGTTGATTAAATACTATGAACTCTTGTAATAATTAgtttaattcctttttttttaggtgttgACATTAACAATAGTCTCACCAAAATGGTTGCTCCATCTATAAGTCAAGAaagtaagtcaaaattttaaattaggaaTACTGtagcacaaatttttttcattttattaattcaatttattagAACCAAAATAATCCACcccttatttttctttatgtcacttaaatcaagtttaattttaattttagtatctgACACTGTTATGGATTATCTTAATATTAATGGAGGCATTGTATCCCTCAAAAATCCAGATTTGGTTTTAACCAATCgccattttttacaaatttgtaaagaaaaagataaatttaacttGACATGGCCAAATCTTTCAGTATTTTTTACATCCTTGTTTAAATACCCTATATCTAGAGTTATGCTGATCAAGTGCCTTCAAAAGTCAAAAGATTTTATTGCAAAAGTAAATCGTgccaaaaattttgatttaagaaagtattttttaagcTCTGCTTTATCTTTTATTGGTGCTTTTCCGGATGTTGTTGGTTTGTCACCTTCTAATGCTTGTTCTACCCCAACTTCTATCCACAATAGTGATATTGTTCCAAATCAAATTACTGTTTCTGTATCTTCTGATTTGAACTTGCAAATTGCTAATGATGATTTTTTGTGTTCTGTTACCCCAAACTCTATTGTATACACCCCTTTAGGAAATGATTCTGAAAATTTTCTTCTTGAAGCGCAAGTTAATGAAGTGCATCTGCCAGTTTCCAATTCAGATAAAAAACTACCTATATTATCAGGTGATTTGgcctatcaaataaaaaaatacaaacagagaattaattatcttaaattacaaaacagacaaattaataaaagatgtaatgaatataaaagaaaatatcaagCAATCTTGTCAAAATATAATGTCAGAAATGTCAACAAAAGAGAAGTTAGAAAGGATTGTAGGATTAACcaattgttgcaaaaaaattttagattagaaaaagaaattgatttggCTAGAAAACGTTCACAATCAGATAGACAAAAGGCATggtattttaagaaaaaaattgaaaacactGTTTTGAAAACATCTGATGAAGCGAATGACTCAATCTTAAAGGAGAgtttaaattactttgaaaatcttTCAGAAGAGCTGAAGGAAAGagttaacttttttgaaaaaaatgtaattgatgtttttgaagGAGGTAGATATAATGATGAAATTCGCTCTGTATATTAT
This window harbors:
- the LOC136078013 gene encoding uncharacterized protein LOC136078013, with product MKMELCVDINNSLTKMVAPSISQEISDTVMDYLNINGGIVSLKNPDLVLTNRHFLQICKEKDKFNLTWPNLSVFFTSLFKYPISRVMLIKCLQKSKDFIAKVNRAKNFDLRKYFLSSALSFIGAFPDVVGLSPSNACSTPTSIHNSDIVPNQITVSVSSDLNLQIANDDFLCSVTPNSIVYTPLGNDSENFLLEAQVNEVHLPVSNSDKKLPILSGDLAYQIKKYKQRINYLKLQNRQINKRCNEYKRKYQAILSKYNVRNVNKREVRKDCRINQLLQKNFRLEKEIDLARKRSQSDRQKAWYFKKKIENTVLKTSDEANDSILKESLNYFENLSEELKERVNFFEKNVIDVFEGGRYNDEIRSVYYDLLSKNVSVNNVESVIRTVLQKMAGISCGTLPKKSLAAEFFSEMNLLSKAQVREAILDSTHNVLHTDGTKYNFREIGSFQVTTSSGSYTFGIEDMFSGEAQSYFGELKNLLTDMSQIFSPEKENYEDDLRKLIFSFKSLMTDRTIVNSSFFSQFKHWREAILPFVVENYELLPLNEKLKISQMHHVFCGLHVIHNLGIYAEKAIIEWEKVVEQEGSVHGGFINSQNSRTFDILYELSKLFTWWSNVFS